One Dermatophagoides farinae isolate YC_2012a chromosome 1, ASM2471394v1, whole genome shotgun sequence genomic region harbors:
- the NHP2 gene encoding NHP2 ribonucleoprotein: protein MGHKRSLDNANNNVDGDQECSTNPIDQQPSAKKMKTSKKMNGSIQLEDTIEDVSVKKEENEENVEIVPRTRRDMIQLPYDQKLKFVSIIAQPMAGKKLAKKLFKLMRKASKQSRKEQLRIGLKEVQLRIRKGERGIIVFAGDVTPIEIMCHLPGICESKDLPYIYVPFRTDISSAIGVRRPALMVLIKTHSEYQDLYDECETKIRELMLEFLKTI from the coding sequence atgggaCACAAACGAAGTTTGGACaatgccaataataatgttgatggtgatcaaGAATGTTCCACCAATCCTATTGATCAACAGCCATCGgcgaagaaaatgaaaacatcgaaaaaaatgaatggatcaaTTCAACTTGAAGATACTATTGAAGATGTGTCagtgaaaaaagaagaaaatgaagaaaatgttgaaattgtaCCACGAACACGTCGTGACATGATACAATTACCGTATGAtcagaaattgaaatttgtttcgATTATTGCTCAACCGATggctggaaaaaaattggctaaaaaattattcaaattaatgCGAAAAGCAAGTAAACAATCGAGAAAAGAACAGCTACGTATTGGATTGAAAGAAGTACAGCTTCGTATACGTAAAGGTGAACGTGGTATTATTGTATTTGCTGGCGATGTAACACCGATCGAAATAATGTGCCATTTACCTGGCATTTGTGAATCAAAAGATTTGCCATACATTTATGTACCATTTCGTACGGACATATCATCAGCCATTGGTGTACGACGACCAGCTTTAATGGTATTGATTAAAACACATTCTGAATATCAAgatttatatgatgaatgtgaaacTAAAATTCGTGAATTGATGCTAGAATTTTTGAAAACCATTTAA
- the LOC124493126 gene encoding uncharacterized protein LOC124493126 has product MPFISNNNDNSTIKSSPRNFPQGSYRSYKSFLNQYSNKQQQQQQQQEPQSPRRVSMPIEQSSSSKSTMKNNLSVKNRIFQFDQQQQQHQEQKRSYSVPNEQQQQQQQQQQMKNIFDIEKLLSMSSNEIEMLDKDVLERFLRLLMSEEQKSTNSSLPIKNEIDVNNNHHHMVDNNNDMNMNKTDEDIDKCKMNLIQSLKQQLERYRQK; this is encoded by the coding sequence atgcCATTCattagtaataataatgataattcgaCGATAAAATCGTCACCAAGAAATTTTCCACAAGGTTCATATCGTTCatataaaagttttttaaatcaatattccaataaacaacaacagcagcagcaacaacaagaaccACAATCACCTAGACGTGTATCGATGCCGattgaacaatcatcatcatcgaaatcgacaatgaaaaataatttatcggtaaaaaatagaatttttcaatttgatcaacaacagcagcagcatcaaGAGCAAAAACGTTCATATTCGGTACCGAAtgagcagcaacaacaacaacagcaacagcagcaaatgaaaaatattttcgatattgaaaaattactATCAATGtcatcgaatgaaattgaaatgctTGATAAAGATGTTTTGGAACGTTTTCTTAGGCTACTAATGTCTGAAGAACagaaatcaacaaattcatcattgccaatcaaaaatgaaattgatgtgaacaataatcatcatcatatggttgataacaataatgatatgaatatgaataaaacCGATGAAGATATTGATAAATGTAAAATGAATctgattcaatcattgaaacaacaattaGAACGATATCGACAGAAATGA